The window TCTGTGCAAGTTTTTGCATAATTGTCTGTTGAATGATATACAGGACTTGATGTTTGCGTAAAATATGCATCTATTTAATATCTGCTGTGTGCTTAGTGTAACTATTATGACATCAATGCCATATCCCGGATAGTTAGGTTAGGTAATAAAATCACAATGATATATCCATTTGCTTGAGTCATTAGGTTCTATCTTTTTATTAGGCTAACTGCTTACACACTAGTAGATCGCTACTAGGGTAATGTGCCCATATGTGCTCTAGTTCTATGCCTCTCCATAGAAAACATTTACCCGATTGCTAATATCAGATATAATGTTTATGCAGTGACTCAAGAGGTCAATGCGTGGAGGGATTTCCAAAATGTTCAAAAGTAACTgatgtaattatttttgtaatggATTGCAATCCTTCCACAACTGGAACATTGAATCATGGCAAAAATTAATGGATCTTGGTCAATTTGTTGGACTGGAGACCATTGAAAGGGGTTTGAGGTGGCATTGTGAAACCTCCATCATAGTTCAGGAGTTGTCAAAGAATCCATCCACAAaagtaaatttattgattttttgagGTCTAATGTCCATCGATATCATTTTGCGTGGAAGCATTGGGGGAATTAAAGTTGGACTTCATGTTCAAGCTACTGTACTATATTGATTGTTATGAGTGATCATATCATTGATCATCAGCAAATTCTACCACTTTTTTTGTGGAAAATGTTACGAGGGCAACATTGATGccatatttttgaatattttggaaAGATGTAAAGAACTCGCAATTCGCAGGacataactttttatatatagaaatataacTGTTTGTTTGTTGGTGATTTGTCATATGGCtgacaaaaaggaaaaatggcGCATGGGAATATGGAAAAATGGCGCATGGGAATATGGAAAAATGGCACATGGGAATATGTTcctattttatattaatctgaCATGATTTTCAGTCCATGCGATGTTATCTAGTTGCAGCtttattggattattttgaaataaaagaaatcgaTGAAACAGATTTCTGACGACTTGTGTTCTCATGGGCCCGAAGCACTATTGTAAAGCTGATTAAAATTGTGACTATAGGTGCTTTAAAGATTTTGAGATTTAAGCCAATCTTTGAAAAAATGACATATAGATAGGGTAATGTTTTGATATTTGTGGCATTTGAAACACCATTCCTGTGAGATTATTGAATGCTTAAGGTGGGGTGAACTGTGCTGGTAGTAATATTGATTAACTATCCCTTTGTACTAGAGAATATTTTGTGGAATCTTGTCAGAACATCCTTCGGGAAAATTATAGGCCAGCTAAGGAATTAGGAGTTAGAGAAGCTGGGCCTGAAAATGTATAAGAGTTGTATTTAAAGGTTGGGACTTTTGAGCGAGTACGATTTCTATTCAAATTGGTTTATTGAATAGGATAGGAAAGGTCAAACTCCGAATTAAGGGAAGTGTATATTCATAGCATTTCATTAAGAGAGGAGAGAATAAAGGATGGTAGCCACTTGGAGAATCTTGGAGAACTTTTCACATTGAAGGTATTAAGAaatatcaattcaattcaattcctcATGTAGGATTAAATCTCTATGTTGAAGGAAATCATGAAGAAGATACAAAAAGCATGTAGATTTGCAAGAATCTCTATGGAAGTTTGGAAGTGCTAGGTTTGGTCAAAGTAAAATTGGTTATAAGATTGATGATGGAAAAGATGCTTGGTTAATGAAGGTGTTCTTTGGTTTTAAATCTAAGAGCAAGGATGATATCGCAGTTGCATGAACTATCAAGGTTCTCAATTAATGAGTTGCTACATGATAGACTACGGGGAAAGATTGATTGAGCAAGATAAAGTTACGACATCACGATATCCGAAATTAACTAGTTTCATGCTAGGGAGCCTATGAAAAGGGTTAATATAGAAAGGCAGTAGAATAGTCTATCTTACTAAGGGTGCTAGCACAAACTATAATTCATGGTCTTCATCAATTTATAGATTGCGTAGTTCTGTAATACTAAGGGAAGTTTGACAGCGAGTGTGGGAGAAAGAGTTGTCATTTGACATATAAATGTGGTATATCATATACGAAGGTGTAGTTTCTATCAGTGATGACCGTTAGGTTGACATGGGCGAATTTCCTTATACAATATGGTTGTTCCAAGGATCTATATGGAGCCTTTGTCCTTTTTTTCTGTAATGAATGAATTATGAAAACACATCTGGCCCCTTTTTACTCCTGTTAAGAGTGGGATGATCTAAAGTTTAGTTGTTGTGGAAGAGTTTAAGAGAGTGTTACATCGGATGTATTGATAGTGGCTTAGGTCAGTTGTTTATGTTACCTAGCTAAGGGGTCTATCCCGTGGTTGGTCCTTATCAGTTGAAggataaattacataaaatctcGATTAGGCTAGCTATGCCCTGTGATGGTGAGTGTTGGACAgtgaacaagaaaaattgaaaatgaaaatgtaaagaaaaattcatgaaaGCAATAGAGGACCAAGTAAGATGAGAGTGAATTTGTGGGAGGGCAGAGGGGTGAAATTATTGAGGGTGGTAGTCAATGTTATTTCCCATGTCACATTCTAAATTGCATCGTGATAACTAGAAAATCTCAAGTTGCCATATAGTGgcctctctctttgttttttatttttagattttcctATATTACTGATAGAATGATAGTCCTTGCATACAGTTGAAGTTCACCTGTTTGTAGCTATCTTGGGTTTGCAATAAGCAAGAAATGACACAAATGTGCGTTCTATTAGTAATACAGAATAGGAAATTGCCTTATTGTGGTGAAAAATGGGTTTTGTTCCAAACATATCATGCAGATGATTTGGACCCAATCAAAATCTTGTGGGATGTAATTTGGACTGCATGTTCTCTCCTGGATAGGAGATGGCCTGGTTGCATTTAAGTGGAGTCAGTTTCATGTTTAACTATGCAAGGCTGAGCATCCATTTCAGGCTTGCATGCTAAGGCCCAAACAAACTCAACCCTCCCAAAAAAAGTAGTGCATGTGTTGCTTGATCCTGTACTTATTTTAGCAAGCTAGTTACCTTGTTTTTGCAAATTGTTAAAGGATTCTCATTGTGGTTTGTTAGAAATGGATGGATAGACTGTTCTAACTTTGTGGATGTACATGTAGTGGAAATTGCATAGAATGTTGCTTGTAGTGGCATTAATTAAAGGAActtcttttgttgtttatttgtttgtgtAATGGGTGGggtttttattgtattattgtcAGCCACTCCTTCCATTGCTCTGTTTATAATTCTCTTTacaatttgttttgtgtttgggGTCAAAAGGAAATACACTTGCTCTTTCATTGAAACTACTGGACATGTGATATGGGAGTGATGATTTTTGAACCTGCACCTACAATGAATATCTTTTCAACTTTCACTTTCTTTGTAttcactttcttttatttttgagggGCACTTAGTTCAGTTCCAGTTAAtccgaaaaaaaaaatccagtggTGTTTTCATTTGAGCTTGATAGAAAAAGGGTttcaattaaactagcaaactaTCCAATAGAAATGTTAATCTCGATTGAGTTGGTGAATAAGGGAAGGGTATACTTTGATTGAATGTCTTAGGAATTAATTAGTGAAGTGTGTTTGGGATCCACTATGTATTTAGgaaatttgtattttgtaaagcTACTAATATGATTTCAGAAATCAGATATAAGATATGGAAgacttttctttcatttttgtttataCTTTTATGTTCTTTTAGTTTGCTggatcaatcaaatataaattaaggagTTGTGTTCTATCCCTCTCCTTGTGCTACTAACAGATGAGCTTCCTTTCTGCTTTTGGTCAAGTTAATGCgtcatttgtttctttttactaGCTAGAAGAGAAGTCAATTTTTTCATTCTCCTCTAACTTCGTGTACTTAAAAAGAAGGGTAGGGCTGGGGTTTAAGCTGTGTTCTTTTTATGACTGTctattctatttactttttgaTTGCATGGAGCCATTGGTTTATTTTAGCTACATCTGATTTATATAAAAGATGAAAGCTGtttgaaattgagattttcTTTTGTCTGTTCATTTTCTAGGTTAATATagctttattttattagtttatgttAGCTACATCTAAAACTTGAAATATGAATCTCGCTTGTAAAAGGATATTTTCATGCAACTTGAGGAAAATGAGaaaccaaataaataaggatTAATTCAATGTCATCATGATAGATGGATCTATGGCTTTTCCCTGTCGCCAGGTGCTCCAGTTGAATGAAAGAGGTGGTACTGCTTCTGTCAAAATGAGTGGAAGTGGCCGAAAACGTAGTTCAAAATGGGATTTGAAAGAAGGGTCTCGAATGTCATTTGAAGATGTGGAAGACAATGCTTGGCCTGGGAAAGCAGGAATACCTTTTCGCGACAAAGAATCACAATGTGACTGGCTCCCACCTGATGCTGCTGGCAGCACTCGCTCCAAGTGGTCGGCTATGGAACCTTTGCCTGGAAGAAGAGGCTCCCGCAAGGATGATAATATCGATGAAGACCATGAAGACCATAGTAGAACTTTGAAAGCCACCTATGAAGATGAGAGTTATGGAACTAGAATGTCTCCTGGTCTTGATGAATGGAGACAGCAAAGTTTTCGAAACTCTCCCAAGAATGAATATAAAAGATTAAGAAGGTTTGGTTATTTGCTCAGCATGCTTAGTGATGCAGCTATTGGCATTCTTGTCAATGTCTTGTTTTTTAGTCAACTATTGCTAAATCTATCTGGCACCTACACGCAATGAAATCTACATGTAATGGAATAGTAATGGTAGTCTTCAATATCTTCTATATCGCTAAAGAGTCAAGAATCACACGCTTTTAGTTCTGTAGAGATTTTCATTGGACATGCAATGCTATCCTAACCACTagaaattttagatttattcaaGTTTCAGCAACTTTGCTTGTTAGTTTATGGTTTTGGGTGTTTCTGTTTCATGCTTTTAATGAACCAGGCCGTGCTCTTCACACTATGTAATAAGTTCATTGCCTGTTATAAACTGCTTCACCTCAATTTGACTCTGCATGCAACATTTCTAAAGGTcgtcttgttttttctttcaaagttGATTCAGTTGGTTGGCATTGGTTGACTAGTCCTGTCTCTGGTTTGTCTGCAAAAGCAGGAGCCCGAGTCGAAGTCGGAGCCGGAGCCGGAGCAGGAGCCCTGTCCATGGCTTCGGGCGAGAATCAGGAGCATATGACAGAACTAGAAGTAGATCTGGTGTATCAGCTCAATTATGTAAGGATTTTGTTGCTGGGAGATGCAGGAGAGGTAATCATTGCCAGTTTCTTCACCAAGATACTGAGACTTATGAGGATGATTGGGAAAGACCCAGGAAAACTGCAGCTTCTAAATATCCTATCTCTCATGATACTAAGCAGTACCCAATGGGGAGTGGAAGATCTGCCAATTGCTGCACTAATTTTCTAAAGGGAAACTGTAGAAGGGGTGAATCCTGCAGGTATGCTCATCATGGTGCTTCTGATCCATCCAGTAGGGGGTCTGCAAATGAGGTGATTAGAGAAAGAGATAATGACCGAAGGCATAGATATGCATCTCCAGAGAGACGTGCTGAGCGTGGAACCCGCAGAGCAGCTGATATTACCTGCAAATTTTTTGCTGCTGGCAAATGCCAGAAAGGAAAATACTGCAGGTTTTCTCATCATGATCAGACACTTGCAAGTCCTGACAAAAGATCACGAGATGTTAGGTGGCCACCAAGCCAAAACTCAGATGAATTGGAAAAATCATGGAATGGTCCAAAATGGAGTGACAGTCATACCTCGGACTCTGCAAAGTTGAGCgaggataaaaatgaaaaattggatGCACCTAATCTGAGGCTCTCTGCACGGCATATGGAGGATGGATGGGGCCATAATCCTGTTGAGGACAAGACACTCAGTAATCCTCCAACTAATGAAGTGGTTGAGATCGACAAAAAGGAAGCCTTCCAATGGAAGACTGAAAATTCTGGTGATAACACTAATGTTTCTGAGAATTGGCTTGGTGATATGGAAATGTCTCCGGATTGGAACTACAGACTGCAACCCTCCAACCATATCAACAAAGGAT is drawn from Populus nigra chromosome 5, ddPopNigr1.1, whole genome shotgun sequence and contains these coding sequences:
- the LOC133695270 gene encoding zinc finger CCCH domain-containing protein 38-like — protein: MSGSGRKRSSKWDLKEGSRMSFEDVEDNAWPGKAGIPFRDKESQCDWLPPDAAGSTRSKWSAMEPLPGRRGSRKDDNIDEDHEDHSRTLKATYEDESYGTRMSPGLDEWRQQSFRNSPKNEYKRLRRSPSRSRSRSRSRSPVHGFGRESGAYDRTRSRSGVSAQLCKDFVAGRCRRGNHCQFLHQDTETYEDDWERPRKTAASKYPISHDTKQYPMGSGRSANCCTNFLKGNCRRGESCRYAHHGASDPSSRGSANEVIRERDNDRRHRYASPERRAERGTRRAADITCKFFAAGKCQKGKYCRFSHHDQTLASPDKRSRDVRWPPSQNSDELEKSWNGPKWSDSHTSDSAKLSEDKNEKLDAPNLRLSARHMEDGWGHNPVEDKTLSNPPTNEVVEIDKKEAFQWKTENSGDNTNVSENWLGDMEMSPDWNYRLQPSNHINKGSSHELQEGSGRMHDTAAVMPPISNETSSIQQGFNLKEVGGSALPHDDDGVTKTASSNINISASALASQSFNKNGQSSNTSPILNLNTVGQIQEAILTNASRGGTTTNPQNQTLFQERTVINIPDTGNPNAPHANLGIPTAQNMASNEHLTQLTNLSASLVQLLVNGQQLPQLYEAHNSHDGTFANSEGTVTVKPYSAVTIQPNQAVEPRKQYDPICDSVEPGKLNVNTNPPDKKLELLSKSLSPSSLAAAPNGGDFNKFFLEQESNEKSSQLNQPAPAAISEATKESNGVGSGEGNKVLEQDKTAQENGPLENSDGDGKADESKKNKDAKGNRAFKFALVEFVKDLLKPAWKEGQISKDAYKNIVKKVVDKVTGTMHSASIPTTQEKIEQYLSVSKPKLTKLVQAYVEKFQKDK